In a single window of the Helicobacter sp. MIT 99-5507 genome:
- a CDS encoding type II secretion system protein, with protein MKRSGFSMIELVFVIVILGVLAAVAVPRFVTTRTDAQVAMARSDIASVLKAIPARVFAENIDPTASTPTGFSSWGDWMIDTGGLDRGRWKAGTGGGGAKGPGIEPLGNVVTQSGSNQTGGCGHIIQLDTTTGNLIFDPNQISGVNGGPNSGGNSGTFCKALKESYPSGSNRIIPLATTGAVKF; from the coding sequence ATGAAAAGAAGTGGATTTAGTATGATTGAGTTGGTTTTCGTTATCGTTATACTAGGGGTTTTAGCAGCAGTTGCTGTGCCTAGATTTGTAACAACAAGGACAGATGCACAAGTGGCAATGGCAAGAAGTGATATTGCTTCTGTATTAAAAGCAATCCCTGCAAGAGTATTTGCAGAAAATATTGACCCTACAGCATCAACTCCTACTGGATTTAGTTCATGGGGTGATTGGATGATAGATACAGGAGGATTAGATAGAGGTAGATGGAAAGCCGGAACAGGTGGTGGTGGAGCAAAGGGTCCTGGAATCGAACCACTTGGTAATGTTGTAACACAAAGTGGAAGCAATCAAACTGGTGGATGTGGACATATTATTCAGTTAGATACAACTACAGGAAATCTAATTTTTGATCCAAACCAAATAAGCGGTGTAAATGGCGGTCCAAATAGCGGTGGAAATAGTGGAACATTCTGCAAAGCACTAAAAGAATCTTATCCAAGTGGTTCAAATAGAATCATCCCACTTGCTACAACTGGAGCTGTAAAATTCTAA
- a CDS encoding DUF89 domain-containing protein translates to MNLKNECKICLYHQIKRFLNGKNEEILDVIKNKIEKLDTNLPPPQAAIKIYEILAKNLKCDDPYKQIKQDSINLAKIISKTLRANTLSQALKASVIGNAIDYGSQNSEDIQYALQKTMNEEFAINDIDKFKNALLRAKNILFIADNAGENYFDEILLRFIKQHYDITITYAVRGKPIINDLTLNDIKEHKSLFEICNVIDSGVPSPGFIYDFANDEAKKYFDNASIIFAKGMGNFECLESIKDKRLFLLFKIKCSVVSEFTGQIQNKLIFLNNY, encoded by the coding sequence TTGAATCTAAAAAATGAATGCAAAATATGCCTATATCATCAAATTAAACGTTTTTTAAATGGTAAAAATGAAGAAATACTAGATGTAATAAAAAATAAAATTGAAAAGTTAGATACAAATTTACCCCCACCACAAGCTGCTATAAAGATATATGAAATCCTAGCTAAGAATCTAAAATGTGATGATCCATACAAACAAATAAAACAAGATTCTATTAATCTTGCAAAAATAATTAGCAAAACCCTAAGAGCAAATACCCTATCTCAAGCACTCAAAGCCTCTGTAATTGGAAATGCTATTGATTATGGTTCGCAAAATAGCGAAGATATTCAATATGCCTTACAAAAAACAATGAATGAAGAATTTGCAATCAATGATATTGATAAATTTAAAAATGCCCTACTCCGAGCAAAAAATATACTTTTTATCGCAGATAATGCTGGTGAAAATTATTTTGATGAAATATTGCTTAGATTTATAAAACAACATTATGACATAACAATCACCTATGCCGTGCGAGGAAAACCAATCATAAATGATTTAACGCTAAATGATATAAAAGAGCATAAAAGTTTATTTGAAATATGCAATGTAATAGATAGCGGTGTGCCATCTCCGGGTTTTATATATGATTTTGCAAATGACGAAGCAAAAAAATATTTTGACAATGCATCAATCATATTTGCAAAAGGTATGGGGAATTTTGAATGTTTAGAATCTATAAAAGACAAAAGATTGTTTTTATTGTTCAAAATAAAATGTAGCGTAGTTAGCGAATTTACAGGACAGATTCAAAATAAATTAATTTTTCTAAATAATTATTAG
- a CDS encoding DUF3972 domain-containing protein produces the protein MKENWIRFEEFLNITGLNAEQAKKMITSNQINAKYINDALYVDSISGTNALIKTTQNTLVAKSLDSDFVEQSIGTILNLHEKVVEAKNETILAIKNENQFLKDSLLSAKEAQMDDKKMIENLRIELEQKKQELESINRKYKLMWGKTLNKTNNI, from the coding sequence ATGAAAGAAAACTGGATTAGATTTGAAGAATTTCTAAATATCACAGGACTTAATGCAGAACAAGCAAAAAAAATGATTACAAGCAATCAAATAAATGCTAAATACATCAATGATGCTTTGTATGTTGATAGCATTAGTGGCACAAATGCACTCATAAAAACTACACAAAATACGCTTGTAGCAAAAAGCTTGGATTCTGATTTTGTAGAACAAAGCATTGGAACTATATTAAATTTGCATGAAAAAGTCGTAGAAGCAAAAAATGAAACGATTCTAGCGATAAAAAATGAAAATCAATTTCTAAAAGATTCTCTACTTAGTGCAAAAGAAGCCCAAATGGATGATAAAAAGATGATTGAGAATCTCCGCATAGAATTAGAGCAAAAAAAACAAGAATTAGAATCTATAAACAGAAAATACAAGCTTATGTGGGGTAAAACACTAAATAAAACTAATAATATCTAA
- a CDS encoding DUF2972 domain-containing protein, which produces MLIWGGVLPISMHVLRDEVANDFSLALKAELLLNSDYAAWGITLDGATPKKPQWIKTHLSHKVPTICLVRDPIDILISALNYNTKCQNTSEYILTHLQALRTSGAVPYATTIGFYANYKQIEPFVKEILYIDMKELVGESALGGMEKVASFLGFSLPKNQDFNIRVNDWLTRVMPITLTINGHKIFVSVFEGHFSSSDAFPLYHAKDKCLYIKKDYTHHLFPNNKFYISTTSKHFPDTLYSELFKIIDSQIKMIYDKTKLYIDNKVTLEVFISTLEAHPKVAYDLAEVIEKQIIHLKEKCPQIVESWGSYKMFLTMLESK; this is translated from the coding sequence ATGCTGATATGGGGGGGGGTATTACCTATTAGTATGCATGTTTTGCGTGATGAAGTAGCAAATGACTTTTCACTAGCTCTTAAAGCTGAATTATTGCTTAATAGTGATTATGCTGCTTGGGGCATTACGCTTGATGGTGCTACTCCTAAAAAACCACAATGGATAAAAACTCACCTTTCACATAAAGTGCCAACTATTTGCCTTGTGCGAGATCCTATAGATATACTTATCTCTGCTTTAAATTATAATACAAAATGTCAAAATACATCAGAGTATATTCTTACACACTTACAAGCATTAAGAACAAGTGGAGCAGTGCCCTATGCAACAACGATTGGTTTTTATGCTAATTATAAACAAATTGAGCCATTTGTAAAAGAAATACTCTATATCGATATGAAAGAGTTAGTAGGAGAATCTGCTTTGGGTGGTATGGAGAAAGTAGCCTCTTTTCTTGGGTTTTCCCTCCCAAAAAATCAAGATTTTAATATACGCGTTAATGACTGGCTAACGCGAGTTATGCCTATAACGCTTACAATAAATGGACATAAAATTTTTGTAAGTGTTTTTGAGGGGCATTTTAGTTCAAGTGATGCGTTTCCACTTTATCATGCTAAAGATAAATGTTTGTATATCAAAAAAGACTACACCCATCACCTTTTTCCAAATAATAAATTTTATATATCTACGACCTCAAAGCACTTCCCTGATACATTGTATAGTGAGCTTTTTAAGATTATAGATTCTCAAATAAAAATGATATATGATAAAACTAAATTATATATTGATAATAAAGTTACTTTAGAAGTATTTATTTCAACTTTGGAGGCACACCCTAAGGTAGCATATGATTTAGCAGAAGTTATTGAAAAACAAATTATACATCTAAAAGAAAAATGCCCACAAATTGTAGAATCTTGGGGAAGTTATAAGATGTTTTTAACAATGTTAGAATCTAAGTAG